A window from Musa acuminata AAA Group cultivar baxijiao chromosome BXJ3-10, Cavendish_Baxijiao_AAA, whole genome shotgun sequence encodes these proteins:
- the LOC104000338 gene encoding L-type lectin-domain containing receptor kinase IX.1-like, translating to MTMMMQRSSVLAVLCCMWTVMIPGAFSLSFNFSSFDQGVSSKLEFQGDASLQNKEVNLTSYPMLYSVGRAVYREPLRLWDAATGELADFTTQFSFVIDSFEPASTHGDGLAFFLASYPTSIPAYSRGAFLGLFGNSSLDGSTASTVAVEFDTFPNAWDPPADHVGIDVDSINSSAVVEWSSSLRNGRRANVWVSYNASTYNLSVFLTYETNPAFRAGDSSLHFVVDLRDVLPEMVAIGFSASTGNATETHSLLSWSFDSTLQPRRKKNQVCLKIGLAIGVGVLMLVSGLVWFVFSKKASSGGLKEIDDIECDEAIDDEFERERGPQRFPYEELASATRNFSKEGKLGEGGFGSVYKGYLKDLKLDVAIKRVSRCSKQGRKEYVSEVKIISRLRHRNLVQLVGWCHDRREFLLVYEFMPNGSLDSYLYSAKKNLQWPERHKIALGLAAALLYLHEEWEQCVVHRDVKPSNVMLDSTFNAKLGDFGLARLVDHDSHSQTTVLAGTMGYLAPECITTGKASKESDVYSFGIVALEIACGRRPVEPKEQKSKVRLVEWVWELYGRRSILEAADEKLHGDFDGKRMECLMVVGLWCAHPDCSLRPSIRQAINALNLETPLPMLPPTMPVPMYCAPPVDVSSFTQASSITYSSSYLTNSSSSTQMIADTMKSQRIDM from the coding sequence atgacgatgatgatgCAGAGATCGAGTGTTTTAGCTGTTCTCTGCTGCATGTGGACTGTGATGATCCCCGGTGCGTTCTCCCTCTCTTTCAACTTCTCCAGCTTCGACCAGGGCGTGTCATCGAAGCTCGAGTTCCAAGGGGACGCGTCGTTGCAGAACAAGGAGGTCAACCTCACGAGCTACCCCATGCTGTACAGCGTCGGCAGAGCCGTGTACCGGGAGCCGCTGCGCCTCTGGGATGCCGCCACCGGGGAGCTGGCTGATTTCACCACGCAGTTCTCCTTCGTCATCGACTCCTTCGAACCCGCGTCCACGCATGGCGACGGCCTCGCTTTCTTCCTCGCCTCGTATCCGACCTCCATTCCTGCCTACTCCAGAGGCGCCTTCCTCGGCCTCTTCGGCAACAGCTCTCTCGATGGTTCCACCGCCAGCACGGTGGCGGTCGAGTTCGACACCTTTCCGAATGCGTGGGATCCGCCCGCTGACCACGTCGGGATCGATGTCGACTCGATCAACTCGAGCGCCGTGGTGGAGTGGAGCAGCAGCCTCAGGAACGGCCGGCGGGCGAATGTATGGGTGAGCTACAACGCCAGCACTTACAACCTCAGCGTCTTCCTGACGTATGAAACGAACCCGGCTTTTCGCGCCGGCGATTCCAGCCTTCACTTCGTCGTTGATCTGCGAGATGTGCTGCCGGAGATGGTCGCGATCGGCTTCTCGGCGTCGACGGGCAACGCGACGGAGACGCACAGCCTGCTGTCATGGTCTTTCGACTCGACCCTGCAAccaaggaggaagaagaaccAGGTCTGCCTCAAGATCGGTTTGGCCATTGGAGTAGGCGTCTTGATGCTCGTGTCGGGGTTGGTATGGTTCGTGTTCTCCAAGAAGGCCTCCAGTGGGGGTCTGAAAGAAATAGACGACATCGAATGCGACGAGGCCATCGACGATGAGTTTGAGAGGGAGAGGGGGCCGCAGAGGTTTCCTTACGAGGAGTTGGCCTCTGCGACGAGGAATTTCTCCAAGGAGGGGAAGCTCGGGGAGGGAGGATTCGGATCGGTCTATAAAGGCTACCTGAAAGATCTGAAACTTGACGTCGCCATTAAAAGGGTCTCTCGGTGCTCGAAACAGGGGAGAAAGGAGTACGTCTCCGAGGTCAAGATCATAAGCCGGCTGCGGCATCGGAACCTGGTGCAGCTGGTGGGTTGGTGCCATGACCGCCGGGAATTCCTGCTCGTCTACGAGTTCATGCCCAATGGAAGCCTCGATTCCTATCTCTACTCCGCGAAGAAGAATCTCCAGTGGCCGGAGAGGCACAAGATCGCGCTGGGCTTGGCCGCTGCCCTGCTCTATCTTCACGAGGAGTGGGAGCAGTGCGTCGTGCACCGAGACGTGAAGCCCAGCAACGTCATGCTGGATTCCACGTTCAACGCCAAGCTCGGGGACTTCGGATTAGCTCGGCTCGTCGACCATGACAGCCACTCGCAGACGACGGTTTTGGCCGGCACCATGGGATACTTGGCCCCCGAGTGCATCACCACCGGCAAGGCCAGCAAAGAGTCCGACGTCTACAGCTTCGGCATCGTCGCGCTGGAGATCGCGTGCGGAAGAAGGCCGGTGGAGCCGAAGGAGCAGAAGAGCAAGGTGAGACTGGTCGAATGGGTGTGGGAGCTCTACGGACGGCGATCAATTCTCGAAGCAGCCGACGAGAAGCTACATGGCGACTTCGACGGGAAGCGGATGGAGTGCCTGATGGTGGTGGGGTTGTGGTGTGCTCATCCCGACTGTAGCCTGCGGCCCTCGATCAGACAAGCCATCAATGCGCTCAACCTGGAGACGCCACTGCCGATGCTGCCCCCAACGATGCCGGTGCCTATGTACTGTGCGCCGCCTGTGGACGTCTCCAGCTTCACCCAGGCTTCATCCATCACGTACTCCTCCTCGTACCTCACGAATTCTTCCAGCTCCACCCAAATGATCGCGGACACAATGAAGTCGCAGAGGATCGACATGTAA
- the LOC104000336 gene encoding DNA polymerase eta isoform X1 produces MPIARPEPQNARVIAHVDMDCFYVQVEQRKNPELRGLPTAVVQYNSWKGGGLIAVGYEARKFGVKRSMRGDEAKRICPNIQLIQVPVARGKADLNLYRNAGSEVVSILATKGRCERASIDEVYLDLTDAAEMMLSETPPEVLEEIDEEVLKSHVLGLHVEGNEREENVREWLRRSDADHQDKLLACGAIIVAQLRMKVLYETKFTCSAGIAHNKMLAKLASAMHKPAQQTVVPFSSVKDLLASLPVKKMKQLGGKLGSSLQADLGVNNVGDLLQFSQEKLQEHYGVNTGTWLWNISRGISGDAVVDRLLPKSHGCGKTFPGPQALKTIASVENWVNQLCDELSERIQSDLDQNRRIAHTLTLHARAFKENDMEPQRKFPSKSCPLRYGTTKIQEDAVKLFDSGLRDFLGSQHVGWGITSLSIAASKISDLPQGTCSILKFLQGKIPSSTSLSDAGEFHKESLPLSSTDDVQSKGCTVMDEEVKHKELASEAASNDIDTIFQAKPLKRIGSSVGKTKDVRKSSILKFFQSSNSSFHTMNQACERSSLDQASSSSFPECEEHSDLEQIDEQVGFSEDRIDSDGHHNQTRNGYTWGINMENIDPSVLDELPMEIQREIREWFHPPKRANTSRKGSTIVHYFSPVKKG; encoded by the exons aTGCCAATCGCCCGGCCGGAGCCGCAGAACGCGCGCGTGATCGCCCACGTCGACATGGATTGCTTCTACGTCCAAG TGGAACAACGCAAGAATCCAGAGTTGAGGGGTTTGCCAACTGCTGTGGTACAATATAACTCATGGAAAGGTGGGGGCCTGATTGCAGTTGGTTATGAAGCTCGAAAATTTGGTGTGAAGCG TTCTATGCGAGGAGATGAGGCCAAAAGAATTTGTCCAAATATTCAATTAATTCAAGTTCCTGTTGCCCGTGGTAAAGCTGATTTAAATTTATACCGAAATGCTGGCTCTGAG GTTGTTTCCATACTTGCAACTAAAGGACGATGTGAGCGagcatcaattgatgaagtttatCTTGACCTCACCGATGCTGCTGAGATGATGCTCTCAGAAACTCCACCTGAGGTGCTAGAAGAAATTGATGAAGAGGTTCTGAAGTCACATGTTTTAGGTCTTCATGTT GAAGGTAATGAAAGAGAAGAGAATGTCAGAGAATGGCTCCGTCGAAGTGATGCTGATCATCAGGACAAGTTATTAGCTTGTGGAGCTATTATTGTGGCACAACTTCGCATGAAAGTTCTATATGAAACAAAATTCACTTGTTCTGCTGGCATTGCTCATAACAAG ATGTTAGCCAAACTCGCAAGTGCTATGCATAAGCCTGCGCAACAAACTGTTGTTCCATTCTCATCAGTTAAAGATCTGCTAGCATCGTTGCCCGTGAAGAAAAT GAAACAACTTGGCGGGAAGCTTGGAAGCTCCCTACAAGCTGATCTTGGAGTGAATAATGTTGGTGATTTGCTACAATTCAGTCAAGAGAAGTTGCAAGAACATTATGGTGTTAATACAGG CACATGGTTGTGGAATATTTCAAGAGGTATTAGTGGGGATGCAGTTGTGGACCGTCTTCTACCAAAAAGCCATGGTTGTGGAAAGACATTTCCAGGACCACAAGCATTGAAAACCATTGCCTCT GTTGAAAACTGGGTCAATCAATTGTGTGATGAACTAAGCGAACGTATTCAGTCTGACTTGGATCAGAACAGGCGCATTGCACATACGCTGACATTACATGCTAGGGCATTCAAG GAAAATGATATGGAACCCCAAAGGAAATTTCCATCAAAATCCTGTCCCTTACGCTATGGAACTACAAAAATCCAAGAAGATGCAGTGAAATTATTTGATTCTGGTCTTCGTGATTTTTTGGGTTCCCAACACGTTGGTTGGGGAATAACATCTCTTTCCATTGCAGCAAGTAAAATATCAGATTTACCACAA GGAACATGTTCAATTCTGAAATTTCTCCAAGGCAAAATTCCTTCTTCCACTTCATTAAGTGATGCTGGTGAATTTCACAAAGAAAGTCTTCCCTTGTCTTCTACAG ATGATGTACAAAGCAAAGGTTGTACAGTGATGGATGAAGAAGTTAAACATAAGGAACTTGCTTCTGAAGCAGCTAGCAATGATATTGACACAATATTTCAAGCCAAACCTCTAAAGAGAATAGGCTCATCGGTTGGAAAGACAAAAGATGTG CGGAAATCTTCTATCTTAAAGTTCTTTCAAAGCAGTAATTCTTCTTTTCATACCATGAACCAAGCTTGTGAAAGATCTTCTCTGGATCAGGCATCTTCGTCATCATTTCCTG AATGTGAGGAACATTCAGATCTTGAACAAATAGATGAACAAGTAGGATTTTCAGAGGATCGCATTGACAGTGATGGTCATCACAACCAGACTCGGAATGGATATACATGGGGAATCAACATGGAAAATATCGATCCATCTGTTCTAGATGAGTTACCTATGGAAATACAAAGAGAAATCCGAGAATGGTTTCATCCACCTAAACGTGCAAATACATCTAGAAAAGGTTCCACTATCGTTCACTATTTCTCACCGGTAAAGAAGGGATAA
- the LOC104000336 gene encoding DNA polymerase eta isoform X5 produces the protein MPIARPEPQNARVIAHVDMDCFYVQVEQRKNPELRGLPTAVVQYNSWKGGGLIAVGYEARKFGVKRSMRGDEAKRICPNIQLIQVPVARGKADLNLYRNAGSEVVSILATKGRCERASIDEVYLDLTDAAEMMLSETPPEVLEEIDEEVLKSHVLGLHVEGNEREENVREWLRRSDADHQDKLLACGAIIVAQLRMKVLYETKFTCSAGIAHNKMLAKLASAMHKPAQQTVVPFSSVKDLLASLPVKKMKQLGGKLGSSLQADLGVNNVGDLLQFSQEKLQEHYGVNTGTWLWNISRGISGDAVVDRLLPKSHGCGKTFPGPQALKTIASGTCSILKFLQGKIPSSTSLSDAGEFHKESLPLSSTDDVQSKGCTVMDEEVKHKELASEAASNDIDTIFQAKPLKRIGSSVGKTKDVRKSSILKFFQSSNSSFHTMNQACERSSLDQASSSSFPECEEHSDLEQIDEQVGFSEDRIDSDGHHNQTRNGYTWGINMENIDPSVLDELPMEIQREIREWFHPPKRANTSRKGSTIVHYFSPVKKG, from the exons aTGCCAATCGCCCGGCCGGAGCCGCAGAACGCGCGCGTGATCGCCCACGTCGACATGGATTGCTTCTACGTCCAAG TGGAACAACGCAAGAATCCAGAGTTGAGGGGTTTGCCAACTGCTGTGGTACAATATAACTCATGGAAAGGTGGGGGCCTGATTGCAGTTGGTTATGAAGCTCGAAAATTTGGTGTGAAGCG TTCTATGCGAGGAGATGAGGCCAAAAGAATTTGTCCAAATATTCAATTAATTCAAGTTCCTGTTGCCCGTGGTAAAGCTGATTTAAATTTATACCGAAATGCTGGCTCTGAG GTTGTTTCCATACTTGCAACTAAAGGACGATGTGAGCGagcatcaattgatgaagtttatCTTGACCTCACCGATGCTGCTGAGATGATGCTCTCAGAAACTCCACCTGAGGTGCTAGAAGAAATTGATGAAGAGGTTCTGAAGTCACATGTTTTAGGTCTTCATGTT GAAGGTAATGAAAGAGAAGAGAATGTCAGAGAATGGCTCCGTCGAAGTGATGCTGATCATCAGGACAAGTTATTAGCTTGTGGAGCTATTATTGTGGCACAACTTCGCATGAAAGTTCTATATGAAACAAAATTCACTTGTTCTGCTGGCATTGCTCATAACAAG ATGTTAGCCAAACTCGCAAGTGCTATGCATAAGCCTGCGCAACAAACTGTTGTTCCATTCTCATCAGTTAAAGATCTGCTAGCATCGTTGCCCGTGAAGAAAAT GAAACAACTTGGCGGGAAGCTTGGAAGCTCCCTACAAGCTGATCTTGGAGTGAATAATGTTGGTGATTTGCTACAATTCAGTCAAGAGAAGTTGCAAGAACATTATGGTGTTAATACAGG CACATGGTTGTGGAATATTTCAAGAGGTATTAGTGGGGATGCAGTTGTGGACCGTCTTCTACCAAAAAGCCATGGTTGTGGAAAGACATTTCCAGGACCACAAGCATTGAAAACCATTGCCTCT GGAACATGTTCAATTCTGAAATTTCTCCAAGGCAAAATTCCTTCTTCCACTTCATTAAGTGATGCTGGTGAATTTCACAAAGAAAGTCTTCCCTTGTCTTCTACAG ATGATGTACAAAGCAAAGGTTGTACAGTGATGGATGAAGAAGTTAAACATAAGGAACTTGCTTCTGAAGCAGCTAGCAATGATATTGACACAATATTTCAAGCCAAACCTCTAAAGAGAATAGGCTCATCGGTTGGAAAGACAAAAGATGTG CGGAAATCTTCTATCTTAAAGTTCTTTCAAAGCAGTAATTCTTCTTTTCATACCATGAACCAAGCTTGTGAAAGATCTTCTCTGGATCAGGCATCTTCGTCATCATTTCCTG AATGTGAGGAACATTCAGATCTTGAACAAATAGATGAACAAGTAGGATTTTCAGAGGATCGCATTGACAGTGATGGTCATCACAACCAGACTCGGAATGGATATACATGGGGAATCAACATGGAAAATATCGATCCATCTGTTCTAGATGAGTTACCTATGGAAATACAAAGAGAAATCCGAGAATGGTTTCATCCACCTAAACGTGCAAATACATCTAGAAAAGGTTCCACTATCGTTCACTATTTCTCACCGGTAAAGAAGGGATAA
- the LOC104000336 gene encoding DNA polymerase eta isoform X2, whose protein sequence is MPIARPEPQNARVIAHVDMDCFYVQVEQRKNPELRGLPTAVVQYNSWKGGGLIAVGYEARKFGVKRSMRGDEAKRICPNIQLIQVPVARGKADLNLYRNAGSEVVSILATKGRCERASIDEVYLDLTDAAEMMLSETPPEVLEEIDEEEGNEREENVREWLRRSDADHQDKLLACGAIIVAQLRMKVLYETKFTCSAGIAHNKMLAKLASAMHKPAQQTVVPFSSVKDLLASLPVKKMKQLGGKLGSSLQADLGVNNVGDLLQFSQEKLQEHYGVNTGTWLWNISRGISGDAVVDRLLPKSHGCGKTFPGPQALKTIASVENWVNQLCDELSERIQSDLDQNRRIAHTLTLHARAFKENDMEPQRKFPSKSCPLRYGTTKIQEDAVKLFDSGLRDFLGSQHVGWGITSLSIAASKISDLPQGTCSILKFLQGKIPSSTSLSDAGEFHKESLPLSSTDDVQSKGCTVMDEEVKHKELASEAASNDIDTIFQAKPLKRIGSSVGKTKDVRKSSILKFFQSSNSSFHTMNQACERSSLDQASSSSFPECEEHSDLEQIDEQVGFSEDRIDSDGHHNQTRNGYTWGINMENIDPSVLDELPMEIQREIREWFHPPKRANTSRKGSTIVHYFSPVKKG, encoded by the exons aTGCCAATCGCCCGGCCGGAGCCGCAGAACGCGCGCGTGATCGCCCACGTCGACATGGATTGCTTCTACGTCCAAG TGGAACAACGCAAGAATCCAGAGTTGAGGGGTTTGCCAACTGCTGTGGTACAATATAACTCATGGAAAGGTGGGGGCCTGATTGCAGTTGGTTATGAAGCTCGAAAATTTGGTGTGAAGCG TTCTATGCGAGGAGATGAGGCCAAAAGAATTTGTCCAAATATTCAATTAATTCAAGTTCCTGTTGCCCGTGGTAAAGCTGATTTAAATTTATACCGAAATGCTGGCTCTGAG GTTGTTTCCATACTTGCAACTAAAGGACGATGTGAGCGagcatcaattgatgaagtttatCTTGACCTCACCGATGCTGCTGAGATGATGCTCTCAGAAACTCCACCTGAGGTGCTAGAAGAAATTGATGAAGAG GAAGGTAATGAAAGAGAAGAGAATGTCAGAGAATGGCTCCGTCGAAGTGATGCTGATCATCAGGACAAGTTATTAGCTTGTGGAGCTATTATTGTGGCACAACTTCGCATGAAAGTTCTATATGAAACAAAATTCACTTGTTCTGCTGGCATTGCTCATAACAAG ATGTTAGCCAAACTCGCAAGTGCTATGCATAAGCCTGCGCAACAAACTGTTGTTCCATTCTCATCAGTTAAAGATCTGCTAGCATCGTTGCCCGTGAAGAAAAT GAAACAACTTGGCGGGAAGCTTGGAAGCTCCCTACAAGCTGATCTTGGAGTGAATAATGTTGGTGATTTGCTACAATTCAGTCAAGAGAAGTTGCAAGAACATTATGGTGTTAATACAGG CACATGGTTGTGGAATATTTCAAGAGGTATTAGTGGGGATGCAGTTGTGGACCGTCTTCTACCAAAAAGCCATGGTTGTGGAAAGACATTTCCAGGACCACAAGCATTGAAAACCATTGCCTCT GTTGAAAACTGGGTCAATCAATTGTGTGATGAACTAAGCGAACGTATTCAGTCTGACTTGGATCAGAACAGGCGCATTGCACATACGCTGACATTACATGCTAGGGCATTCAAG GAAAATGATATGGAACCCCAAAGGAAATTTCCATCAAAATCCTGTCCCTTACGCTATGGAACTACAAAAATCCAAGAAGATGCAGTGAAATTATTTGATTCTGGTCTTCGTGATTTTTTGGGTTCCCAACACGTTGGTTGGGGAATAACATCTCTTTCCATTGCAGCAAGTAAAATATCAGATTTACCACAA GGAACATGTTCAATTCTGAAATTTCTCCAAGGCAAAATTCCTTCTTCCACTTCATTAAGTGATGCTGGTGAATTTCACAAAGAAAGTCTTCCCTTGTCTTCTACAG ATGATGTACAAAGCAAAGGTTGTACAGTGATGGATGAAGAAGTTAAACATAAGGAACTTGCTTCTGAAGCAGCTAGCAATGATATTGACACAATATTTCAAGCCAAACCTCTAAAGAGAATAGGCTCATCGGTTGGAAAGACAAAAGATGTG CGGAAATCTTCTATCTTAAAGTTCTTTCAAAGCAGTAATTCTTCTTTTCATACCATGAACCAAGCTTGTGAAAGATCTTCTCTGGATCAGGCATCTTCGTCATCATTTCCTG AATGTGAGGAACATTCAGATCTTGAACAAATAGATGAACAAGTAGGATTTTCAGAGGATCGCATTGACAGTGATGGTCATCACAACCAGACTCGGAATGGATATACATGGGGAATCAACATGGAAAATATCGATCCATCTGTTCTAGATGAGTTACCTATGGAAATACAAAGAGAAATCCGAGAATGGTTTCATCCACCTAAACGTGCAAATACATCTAGAAAAGGTTCCACTATCGTTCACTATTTCTCACCGGTAAAGAAGGGATAA
- the LOC104000336 gene encoding DNA polymerase eta isoform X3 translates to MRGDEAKRICPNIQLIQVPVARGKADLNLYRNAGSEVVSILATKGRCERASIDEVYLDLTDAAEMMLSETPPEVLEEIDEEVLKSHVLGLHVEGNEREENVREWLRRSDADHQDKLLACGAIIVAQLRMKVLYETKFTCSAGIAHNKMLAKLASAMHKPAQQTVVPFSSVKDLLASLPVKKMKQLGGKLGSSLQADLGVNNVGDLLQFSQEKLQEHYGVNTGTWLWNISRGISGDAVVDRLLPKSHGCGKTFPGPQALKTIASVENWVNQLCDELSERIQSDLDQNRRIAHTLTLHARAFKENDMEPQRKFPSKSCPLRYGTTKIQEDAVKLFDSGLRDFLGSQHVGWGITSLSIAASKISDLPQGTCSILKFLQGKIPSSTSLSDAGEFHKESLPLSSTDDVQSKGCTVMDEEVKHKELASEAASNDIDTIFQAKPLKRIGSSVGKTKDVRKSSILKFFQSSNSSFHTMNQACERSSLDQASSSSFPECEEHSDLEQIDEQVGFSEDRIDSDGHHNQTRNGYTWGINMENIDPSVLDELPMEIQREIREWFHPPKRANTSRKGSTIVHYFSPVKKG, encoded by the exons ATGCGAGGAGATGAGGCCAAAAGAATTTGTCCAAATATTCAATTAATTCAAGTTCCTGTTGCCCGTGGTAAAGCTGATTTAAATTTATACCGAAATGCTGGCTCTGAG GTTGTTTCCATACTTGCAACTAAAGGACGATGTGAGCGagcatcaattgatgaagtttatCTTGACCTCACCGATGCTGCTGAGATGATGCTCTCAGAAACTCCACCTGAGGTGCTAGAAGAAATTGATGAAGAGGTTCTGAAGTCACATGTTTTAGGTCTTCATGTT GAAGGTAATGAAAGAGAAGAGAATGTCAGAGAATGGCTCCGTCGAAGTGATGCTGATCATCAGGACAAGTTATTAGCTTGTGGAGCTATTATTGTGGCACAACTTCGCATGAAAGTTCTATATGAAACAAAATTCACTTGTTCTGCTGGCATTGCTCATAACAAG ATGTTAGCCAAACTCGCAAGTGCTATGCATAAGCCTGCGCAACAAACTGTTGTTCCATTCTCATCAGTTAAAGATCTGCTAGCATCGTTGCCCGTGAAGAAAAT GAAACAACTTGGCGGGAAGCTTGGAAGCTCCCTACAAGCTGATCTTGGAGTGAATAATGTTGGTGATTTGCTACAATTCAGTCAAGAGAAGTTGCAAGAACATTATGGTGTTAATACAGG CACATGGTTGTGGAATATTTCAAGAGGTATTAGTGGGGATGCAGTTGTGGACCGTCTTCTACCAAAAAGCCATGGTTGTGGAAAGACATTTCCAGGACCACAAGCATTGAAAACCATTGCCTCT GTTGAAAACTGGGTCAATCAATTGTGTGATGAACTAAGCGAACGTATTCAGTCTGACTTGGATCAGAACAGGCGCATTGCACATACGCTGACATTACATGCTAGGGCATTCAAG GAAAATGATATGGAACCCCAAAGGAAATTTCCATCAAAATCCTGTCCCTTACGCTATGGAACTACAAAAATCCAAGAAGATGCAGTGAAATTATTTGATTCTGGTCTTCGTGATTTTTTGGGTTCCCAACACGTTGGTTGGGGAATAACATCTCTTTCCATTGCAGCAAGTAAAATATCAGATTTACCACAA GGAACATGTTCAATTCTGAAATTTCTCCAAGGCAAAATTCCTTCTTCCACTTCATTAAGTGATGCTGGTGAATTTCACAAAGAAAGTCTTCCCTTGTCTTCTACAG ATGATGTACAAAGCAAAGGTTGTACAGTGATGGATGAAGAAGTTAAACATAAGGAACTTGCTTCTGAAGCAGCTAGCAATGATATTGACACAATATTTCAAGCCAAACCTCTAAAGAGAATAGGCTCATCGGTTGGAAAGACAAAAGATGTG CGGAAATCTTCTATCTTAAAGTTCTTTCAAAGCAGTAATTCTTCTTTTCATACCATGAACCAAGCTTGTGAAAGATCTTCTCTGGATCAGGCATCTTCGTCATCATTTCCTG AATGTGAGGAACATTCAGATCTTGAACAAATAGATGAACAAGTAGGATTTTCAGAGGATCGCATTGACAGTGATGGTCATCACAACCAGACTCGGAATGGATATACATGGGGAATCAACATGGAAAATATCGATCCATCTGTTCTAGATGAGTTACCTATGGAAATACAAAGAGAAATCCGAGAATGGTTTCATCCACCTAAACGTGCAAATACATCTAGAAAAGGTTCCACTATCGTTCACTATTTCTCACCGGTAAAGAAGGGATAA
- the LOC104000336 gene encoding DNA polymerase eta isoform X4, whose product MLALRFVQRVVSILATKGRCERASIDEVYLDLTDAAEMMLSETPPEVLEEIDEEVLKSHVLGLHVEGNEREENVREWLRRSDADHQDKLLACGAIIVAQLRMKVLYETKFTCSAGIAHNKMLAKLASAMHKPAQQTVVPFSSVKDLLASLPVKKMKQLGGKLGSSLQADLGVNNVGDLLQFSQEKLQEHYGVNTGTWLWNISRGISGDAVVDRLLPKSHGCGKTFPGPQALKTIASVENWVNQLCDELSERIQSDLDQNRRIAHTLTLHARAFKENDMEPQRKFPSKSCPLRYGTTKIQEDAVKLFDSGLRDFLGSQHVGWGITSLSIAASKISDLPQGTCSILKFLQGKIPSSTSLSDAGEFHKESLPLSSTDDVQSKGCTVMDEEVKHKELASEAASNDIDTIFQAKPLKRIGSSVGKTKDVRKSSILKFFQSSNSSFHTMNQACERSSLDQASSSSFPECEEHSDLEQIDEQVGFSEDRIDSDGHHNQTRNGYTWGINMENIDPSVLDELPMEIQREIREWFHPPKRANTSRKGSTIVHYFSPVKKG is encoded by the exons ATGCTGGCTCTGAGGTTTGTTCAAAGA GTTGTTTCCATACTTGCAACTAAAGGACGATGTGAGCGagcatcaattgatgaagtttatCTTGACCTCACCGATGCTGCTGAGATGATGCTCTCAGAAACTCCACCTGAGGTGCTAGAAGAAATTGATGAAGAGGTTCTGAAGTCACATGTTTTAGGTCTTCATGTT GAAGGTAATGAAAGAGAAGAGAATGTCAGAGAATGGCTCCGTCGAAGTGATGCTGATCATCAGGACAAGTTATTAGCTTGTGGAGCTATTATTGTGGCACAACTTCGCATGAAAGTTCTATATGAAACAAAATTCACTTGTTCTGCTGGCATTGCTCATAACAAG ATGTTAGCCAAACTCGCAAGTGCTATGCATAAGCCTGCGCAACAAACTGTTGTTCCATTCTCATCAGTTAAAGATCTGCTAGCATCGTTGCCCGTGAAGAAAAT GAAACAACTTGGCGGGAAGCTTGGAAGCTCCCTACAAGCTGATCTTGGAGTGAATAATGTTGGTGATTTGCTACAATTCAGTCAAGAGAAGTTGCAAGAACATTATGGTGTTAATACAGG CACATGGTTGTGGAATATTTCAAGAGGTATTAGTGGGGATGCAGTTGTGGACCGTCTTCTACCAAAAAGCCATGGTTGTGGAAAGACATTTCCAGGACCACAAGCATTGAAAACCATTGCCTCT GTTGAAAACTGGGTCAATCAATTGTGTGATGAACTAAGCGAACGTATTCAGTCTGACTTGGATCAGAACAGGCGCATTGCACATACGCTGACATTACATGCTAGGGCATTCAAG GAAAATGATATGGAACCCCAAAGGAAATTTCCATCAAAATCCTGTCCCTTACGCTATGGAACTACAAAAATCCAAGAAGATGCAGTGAAATTATTTGATTCTGGTCTTCGTGATTTTTTGGGTTCCCAACACGTTGGTTGGGGAATAACATCTCTTTCCATTGCAGCAAGTAAAATATCAGATTTACCACAA GGAACATGTTCAATTCTGAAATTTCTCCAAGGCAAAATTCCTTCTTCCACTTCATTAAGTGATGCTGGTGAATTTCACAAAGAAAGTCTTCCCTTGTCTTCTACAG ATGATGTACAAAGCAAAGGTTGTACAGTGATGGATGAAGAAGTTAAACATAAGGAACTTGCTTCTGAAGCAGCTAGCAATGATATTGACACAATATTTCAAGCCAAACCTCTAAAGAGAATAGGCTCATCGGTTGGAAAGACAAAAGATGTG CGGAAATCTTCTATCTTAAAGTTCTTTCAAAGCAGTAATTCTTCTTTTCATACCATGAACCAAGCTTGTGAAAGATCTTCTCTGGATCAGGCATCTTCGTCATCATTTCCTG AATGTGAGGAACATTCAGATCTTGAACAAATAGATGAACAAGTAGGATTTTCAGAGGATCGCATTGACAGTGATGGTCATCACAACCAGACTCGGAATGGATATACATGGGGAATCAACATGGAAAATATCGATCCATCTGTTCTAGATGAGTTACCTATGGAAATACAAAGAGAAATCCGAGAATGGTTTCATCCACCTAAACGTGCAAATACATCTAGAAAAGGTTCCACTATCGTTCACTATTTCTCACCGGTAAAGAAGGGATAA